Genomic window (Deltaproteobacteria bacterium):
GCGGAGATCGAGCCGGGCCACGTGGTGCTGCCGGACCAGTTCATCGACCGCACCTACCGGCGCCCGAGCACGTTCTTCGGCGACGGCATCGTGGCCCACGTGCAGTTCGCCGACCCCTTCTGCAACGACCTGCGCGCCGCGGTGGCGGCGAGCGCCGCCGATGAGGACATCACGGTGCACGGCCGCGGCACCTACGTGTGCATGGAAGGGCCGCAGTTCTCCACCCGCGCCGAGTCGGCGCTGCACCGGAGCTGGGGCGCCGACGTCATCGGCATGACCAATCTCCAGGAGGCGAAGCTCGCGCGGGAAGCCGAGATCTGCTTCGCCACCATCGCCATGGCGACGGACTACGACTGCTGGAACGAGGCCGCCGGCGACGTGGACATCGAGGAGGTCATCGCGGTGCTGCAGAAGAACGCGGACGTGGCCAAGCGCATCGTCCGGGGCACGCTGGAGCGCCTGACCGCCGAGCGCGCCTGCCCCTGCGCCACCGCCCTCGCCATGGCCATCGTCACGGACCGCTCGGTGATCCCGGACGAAGCCCGGACGAGGCTGGGGCCGCTGGTGGACAAATATCTCTAGTGGTTGAGCGAGCGTGGGGCCTTCGGGCTTCGGGAGGATTGCGACGATGAATGTTCTGGTGGTGGGCTCCATGGCCTTCGATTCCATCGAGACCCCGCACGGCCGTGCCGACCGGATCCTGGGCGGCTCCGCGGCCTATTTTTCCCTGGCCGCCGCCTTTTTCGCGCCGGTGCGGATCGTCGGCGTGGTGGGCGAGGACTTTCCCGACGAGCACCTGACCGCGCTGTCGCGCAGCGGCGTGGACCTGGAGGGGTTGCAGCATGCTCCGGGCAAGACCTTCTACTGGCACGGTCGCTACCACGAGGACCTCAACGTGCGCGACAC
Coding sequences:
- the mtnP gene encoding S-methyl-5'-thioadenosine phosphorylase yields the protein MEQNTTLGVIGGTGLYEMEGLSGVGAVEVEPPFGAPSAPFVTGTLAGVDMVFLPRHGRGHRLLPSEVNNRANIFGMKKLGVGRILSVSAVGSLQAEIEPGHVVLPDQFIDRTYRRPSTFFGDGIVAHVQFADPFCNDLRAAVAASAADEDITVHGRGTYVCMEGPQFSTRAESALHRSWGADVIGMTNLQEAKLAREAEICFATIAMATDYDCWNEAAGDVDIEEVIAVLQKNADVAKRIVRGTLERLTAERACPCATALAMAIVTDRSVIPDEARTRLGPLVDKYL